The Halichoerus grypus chromosome 9, mHalGry1.hap1.1, whole genome shotgun sequence genome has a window encoding:
- the LOC118522960 gene encoding HLA class II histocompatibility antigen, DM alpha chain yields MDHEQRRGAALLRLLHLLWLLPYSRTAPEAPTPAWRDELQNHTFLHTIYCQNWSPSIGLSEAYDGDQLFSFNFSQNTRVPRLPEFADWAQKPGDTSTIFFDKEFCQAMVQKIGPKLEGQIPVSRGFPIIDVFTLKPLEFGKPNTLVCFVSNLFPPTLTVNWRHHLDPVEGIGPTFVSAVDELSFQAFSYLNFTPAPSDLFSCIVTHEIDSYTAVAYWVPHNALPSDLLENVLCGVAFGLGVLGIIVGLVLIVYFRKPCSGD; encoded by the exons ATGGATCATGAGCAGAGGCGGGGAGCTGCACTGCTAAGGCTGTTACACCTCCTGTGGTTGCTGCCCTACTCCCGGACCGCCCCTGAAG CTCCTACCCCAGCGTGGCGGGATGAACTGCAAAACCACACGTTCCTGCACACGATATACTGCCAGAACTGGAGTCCCAGCATCGGCCTCTCAGAAGCCTATGATGGGGACCAGCTTTTCTCCTTCAACTTTTCCCAAAACACCCGAGTGCCTCGCCTGCCTGAATTTGCTGACTGGGCTCAGAAGCCTGGAGATACTTCCACGATTTTCTTTGACAAAGAGTTCTGCCAAGCTATGGTCCAGAAAATAGGACCCAAACTCGAAGGGCAAATCCCTGTGTCTAGAG GGTTTCCTATTATTGACGTGTTCACGCTGAAGCCCCTGGAGTTTGGCAAGCCCAACACCCTGGTCTGTTTTGTCAGTAATCTCTTCCCACCCACGTTGACGGTGAACTGGCGGCATCACTTGGACCCTGTGGAAGGAATCGGGCCCACTTTTGTGTCTGCGGTTGATGAACTCAGCTTCCAGGCCTTTTCTTACTTAAACTTCACACCAGCACCCTCTGATCTATTCTCCTGCATCGTGACTCATGAGATTGACAGCTACACAGCAGTTGCCTATTGGG TGCCTCATAATGCGCTGCCCTCTGACCTTCTGGAGAATGTGCTGTGTGGTGTGGCCTTTGGCTTGGGTGTGCTGGGCATCATTGTTGGCTTAGTCCTCATCGTGTATTTCCGAAAGCCTTGCTCAGGTG atTGA